One Pieris napi chromosome Z, ilPieNapi1.2, whole genome shotgun sequence DNA window includes the following coding sequences:
- the LOC125062813 gene encoding USP6 N-terminal-like protein isoform X3, translating into MNEEALLARASEERERIFQRYERGRENLVGQIDPWEDPEFEDYHKTDRYGFIHDERLPRKTAPQKINVEVEREKKWVKMLASWDSPATKEKLHRRIYKGIPNSLRIKIWCKLLDVNRIKSDNPGKYQEMLKLAKIWSTDVRQIDSDVNRQFREHQFYRERYSEKQCSLFNVLCAYSMYNTEVGYCQGMSGLAGVLLMYMDEEDAFWALAILLSEKKYNMHGLYIEGFPKLTRFLEHHDKILTKFMPKLKFHFDKYGLDAILYSLKWYFVCFVERVPFSLCLRVWDIFLHDGERVITAMAYTILKLHKKAIMKLNDMDLIVNYIQVKLHKDFGYEDDIVIYNLERSMEELKRAKLDYPGLPPPNELPKRQLGVFIEPDKKSKIGQRAENFSDTEKHARATVILRREKAAVELQELRVSQSDTVSEHSTVAGVRCEDSLSVLGSRRSLADTSVTSTADLSVFSSGRSHAPENSLDTHSNISDDATGSDGWGQKERYKAARWQSWRSNSKKTVS; encoded by the exons ATGAATGAGGAGGCTCTGTTGGCACGGGCTTCCGAGGAGCGGGAGCGTATCTTTCAGAGATACGAACGCGGCAGAGAGAATCTCGTCGGTCAAATCGACCCGTGGGAAGATCCAGAGTTCGAGGACTATCACAAAACTGATAG ATATGGTTTCATCCACGATGAGCGTTTACCTCGAAAAACGGCGCCTCAAAAGATTAATGTTGAAGTCGAAAGGGAGAAGAAATGGGTTAAGATGCTGGCATCCTGGGATTCTCCTGCTACAAAGGAAAAATTACATAGAAGAATATATAAAGGCATTCCAAATTCtctaagaattaaaatatggtGTAAACTTTTAGATGTTAATCGAATAAAATCAGATAACCCAGGAAAATATCAAGAAATGTTGAAATTAGCTAAAATTTGGTCAACTGATGTCAGACAAATAGATTCAGATGTAAACAGGCAGTTTCGTGAGCATCAATTCTATCGAGAACGATACTCTGAAAAACAATGTTCTCTTTTTAATGTTCTATGTGCTTATAGCATGTACAATACTGAAGTTGGTTACTGTCAAGGCATGTCTGGATTGGCTGGTGTATTACTTATGTATATGGATGAAGAGGATGCATTCTGGGCATTAGCCATTTTACtgtcagaaaaaaaatataacatgcATGGGCTGTATATTGAAGGTTTCCCTAAATTAACTAGGTTCTTAGAGCACCATGATAAGATACTCACAAAGTTTATGCCTAAGTTAAAATTCCATTTTGATAAGTATGGATTGGATGCCATTTTATACTCTTTAAAGtggtattttgtttgttttgttgaaCGTGTACCGTTCAGTTTATGTTTGAGAGTTTgggatatatttttacatgatGGCGAACGTGTTATAACTGCGATGGCGTATACAATTCTTAAGCTTCACAAAAAGGCTATTATGAAGTTAAATGATATGGATCTTATTGTGAATTACATTCAA GTGAAACTGCATAAAGACTTTGGTTATGAAGATGACATAGTTATCTACAATTTAGAGCGATCCATGGAAGAATTGAAGCGGGCGAAATTGGACTACCCTGGTCTACCACCACCGAATGAGTTACCTAAAAGGCAACTTGGAGTTTTCATTGAGCCGgataaaaaatccaaaattggTCAGCGAGCCGAAAATTTCTCTGATACGGAGAAACACGCTAGGGCTACTGTGATTTTAAG ACGTGAAAAAGCAGCTGTAGAGCTGCAGGAGCTCAGGGTGTCTCAAAGCGACACGGTCTCAG AGCACAGCACAGTAGCCGGCGTCCGTTGCGAGGACTCATTATCTGTGCTTGGATCAAGACGCTCTCTAGCGGACACAAGTGTGACCAGCACCGCGGATTTGAGTGTTTTCTCAAGTGGACGGTCCCACGCGCCAGAGAATTCATTAGATACACATAGCAACATTAGCGATGACGCTACCGGGTCAGATGG GTGGGGTCAGAAGGAACGTTACAAAGCGGCACGATGGCAGAGTTGGAGGTCGAACTCAAAGAAGACCGTGTCTTAA
- the LOC125062813 gene encoding USP6 N-terminal-like protein isoform X4 yields the protein MNEEALLARASEERERIFQRYERGRENLVGQIDPWEDPEFEDYHKTDRYGFIHDERLPRKTAPQKINVEVEREKKWVKMLASWDSPATKEKLHRRIYKGIPNSLRIKIWCKLLDVNRIKSDNPGKYQEMLKLAKIWSTDVRQIDSDVNRQFREHQFYRERYSEKQCSLFNVLCAYSMYNTEVGYCQGMSGLAGVLLMYMDEEDAFWALAILLSEKKYNMHGLYIEGFPKLTRFLEHHDKILTKFMPKLKFHFDKYGLDAILYSLKWYFVCFVERVPFSLCLRVWDIFLHDGERVITAMAYTILKLHKKAIMKLNDMDLIVNYIQVKLHKDFGYEDDIVIYNLERSMEELKRAKLDYPGLPPPNELPKRQLGVFIEPDKKSKIGQRAENFSDTEKHARATVILRREKAAVELQELRVSQSDTVSGPVYAA from the exons ATGAATGAGGAGGCTCTGTTGGCACGGGCTTCCGAGGAGCGGGAGCGTATCTTTCAGAGATACGAACGCGGCAGAGAGAATCTCGTCGGTCAAATCGACCCGTGGGAAGATCCAGAGTTCGAGGACTATCACAAAACTGATAG ATATGGTTTCATCCACGATGAGCGTTTACCTCGAAAAACGGCGCCTCAAAAGATTAATGTTGAAGTCGAAAGGGAGAAGAAATGGGTTAAGATGCTGGCATCCTGGGATTCTCCTGCTACAAAGGAAAAATTACATAGAAGAATATATAAAGGCATTCCAAATTCtctaagaattaaaatatggtGTAAACTTTTAGATGTTAATCGAATAAAATCAGATAACCCAGGAAAATATCAAGAAATGTTGAAATTAGCTAAAATTTGGTCAACTGATGTCAGACAAATAGATTCAGATGTAAACAGGCAGTTTCGTGAGCATCAATTCTATCGAGAACGATACTCTGAAAAACAATGTTCTCTTTTTAATGTTCTATGTGCTTATAGCATGTACAATACTGAAGTTGGTTACTGTCAAGGCATGTCTGGATTGGCTGGTGTATTACTTATGTATATGGATGAAGAGGATGCATTCTGGGCATTAGCCATTTTACtgtcagaaaaaaaatataacatgcATGGGCTGTATATTGAAGGTTTCCCTAAATTAACTAGGTTCTTAGAGCACCATGATAAGATACTCACAAAGTTTATGCCTAAGTTAAAATTCCATTTTGATAAGTATGGATTGGATGCCATTTTATACTCTTTAAAGtggtattttgtttgttttgttgaaCGTGTACCGTTCAGTTTATGTTTGAGAGTTTgggatatatttttacatgatGGCGAACGTGTTATAACTGCGATGGCGTATACAATTCTTAAGCTTCACAAAAAGGCTATTATGAAGTTAAATGATATGGATCTTATTGTGAATTACATTCAA GTGAAACTGCATAAAGACTTTGGTTATGAAGATGACATAGTTATCTACAATTTAGAGCGATCCATGGAAGAATTGAAGCGGGCGAAATTGGACTACCCTGGTCTACCACCACCGAATGAGTTACCTAAAAGGCAACTTGGAGTTTTCATTGAGCCGgataaaaaatccaaaattggTCAGCGAGCCGAAAATTTCTCTGATACGGAGAAACACGCTAGGGCTACTGTGATTTTAAG ACGTGAAAAAGCAGCTGTAGAGCTGCAGGAGCTCAGGGTGTCTCAAAGCGACACGGTCTCAG GTCCGGTATATGCGGCTTAA
- the LOC125062813 gene encoding USP6 N-terminal-like protein isoform X1 yields MNEEALLARASEERERIFQRYERGRENLVGQIDPWEDPEFEDYHKTDRYGFIHDERLPRKTAPQKINVEVEREKKWVKMLASWDSPATKEKLHRRIYKGIPNSLRIKIWCKLLDVNRIKSDNPGKYQEMLKLAKIWSTDVRQIDSDVNRQFREHQFYRERYSEKQCSLFNVLCAYSMYNTEVGYCQGMSGLAGVLLMYMDEEDAFWALAILLSEKKYNMHGLYIEGFPKLTRFLEHHDKILTKFMPKLKFHFDKYGLDAILYSLKWYFVCFVERVPFSLCLRVWDIFLHDGERVITAMAYTILKLHKKAIMKLNDMDLIVNYIQVKLHKDFGYEDDIVIYNLERSMEELKRAKLDYPGLPPPNELPKRQLGVFIEPDKKSKIGQRAENFSDTEKHARATVILRREKAAVELQELRVSQSDTVSEHSTVAGVRCEDSLSVLGSRRSLADTSVTSTADLSVFSSGRSHAPENSLDTHSNISDDATGSDGSGICGLSIQRAMSTPRQTVHSTPRGSPHPSSVSPTSEDVVRIHVTYSPLAASPSHLRPVSPSKYKSYDVQKPTSLGFYATNGSTNTENTIRIQVPSEELLTPIVDSGRIITQRYIESHSGIYDIK; encoded by the exons ATGAATGAGGAGGCTCTGTTGGCACGGGCTTCCGAGGAGCGGGAGCGTATCTTTCAGAGATACGAACGCGGCAGAGAGAATCTCGTCGGTCAAATCGACCCGTGGGAAGATCCAGAGTTCGAGGACTATCACAAAACTGATAG ATATGGTTTCATCCACGATGAGCGTTTACCTCGAAAAACGGCGCCTCAAAAGATTAATGTTGAAGTCGAAAGGGAGAAGAAATGGGTTAAGATGCTGGCATCCTGGGATTCTCCTGCTACAAAGGAAAAATTACATAGAAGAATATATAAAGGCATTCCAAATTCtctaagaattaaaatatggtGTAAACTTTTAGATGTTAATCGAATAAAATCAGATAACCCAGGAAAATATCAAGAAATGTTGAAATTAGCTAAAATTTGGTCAACTGATGTCAGACAAATAGATTCAGATGTAAACAGGCAGTTTCGTGAGCATCAATTCTATCGAGAACGATACTCTGAAAAACAATGTTCTCTTTTTAATGTTCTATGTGCTTATAGCATGTACAATACTGAAGTTGGTTACTGTCAAGGCATGTCTGGATTGGCTGGTGTATTACTTATGTATATGGATGAAGAGGATGCATTCTGGGCATTAGCCATTTTACtgtcagaaaaaaaatataacatgcATGGGCTGTATATTGAAGGTTTCCCTAAATTAACTAGGTTCTTAGAGCACCATGATAAGATACTCACAAAGTTTATGCCTAAGTTAAAATTCCATTTTGATAAGTATGGATTGGATGCCATTTTATACTCTTTAAAGtggtattttgtttgttttgttgaaCGTGTACCGTTCAGTTTATGTTTGAGAGTTTgggatatatttttacatgatGGCGAACGTGTTATAACTGCGATGGCGTATACAATTCTTAAGCTTCACAAAAAGGCTATTATGAAGTTAAATGATATGGATCTTATTGTGAATTACATTCAA GTGAAACTGCATAAAGACTTTGGTTATGAAGATGACATAGTTATCTACAATTTAGAGCGATCCATGGAAGAATTGAAGCGGGCGAAATTGGACTACCCTGGTCTACCACCACCGAATGAGTTACCTAAAAGGCAACTTGGAGTTTTCATTGAGCCGgataaaaaatccaaaattggTCAGCGAGCCGAAAATTTCTCTGATACGGAGAAACACGCTAGGGCTACTGTGATTTTAAG ACGTGAAAAAGCAGCTGTAGAGCTGCAGGAGCTCAGGGTGTCTCAAAGCGACACGGTCTCAG AGCACAGCACAGTAGCCGGCGTCCGTTGCGAGGACTCATTATCTGTGCTTGGATCAAGACGCTCTCTAGCGGACACAAGTGTGACCAGCACCGCGGATTTGAGTGTTTTCTCAAGTGGACGGTCCCACGCGCCAGAGAATTCATTAGATACACATAGCAACATTAGCGATGACGCTACCGGGTCAGATGG GTCCGGTATATGCGGCTTAAGCATTCAAAGAgctatgtcaacgccaaggcAGACCGTCCATTCAACCCCGCGTGGAAGCCCACATCCATCTTCAGTTTCACCAACTTCGGAGGACGTTGTTCGTATTCACGTCACTTATAGCCCACTAGCCGCCAGCCCATCGCACTTACGGCCCGTAAGTCCTTCGAAATACAAGTCATATGATGTACAGAAGCCCACCTCTCTAGGTTTTTATGCTACGAACGGGTCAACTAATACTGAAAATACTATAAGAATTCAAGTGCCATCCGAAGAATTATTAACTCCAATAGTCGATTCCGGGCGTATCATCACGCAAAGATATATTGAATCTCATTCGGGAATCTATGATATTAaataa
- the LOC125062813 gene encoding USP6 N-terminal-like protein isoform X2, whose amino-acid sequence MNEEALLARASEERERIFQRYERGRENLVGQIDPWEDPEFEDYHKTDRYGFIHDERLPRKTAPQKINVEVEREKKWVKMLASWDSPATKEKLHRRIYKGIPNSLRIKIWCKLLDVNRIKSDNPGKYQEMLKLAKIWSTDVRQIDSDVNRQFREHQFYRERYSEKQCSLFNVLCAYSMYNTEVGYCQGMSGLAGVLLMYMDEEDAFWALAILLSEKKYNMHGLYIEGFPKLTRFLEHHDKILTKFMPKLKFHFDKYGLDAILYSLKWYFVCFVERVPFSLCLRVWDIFLHDGERVITAMAYTILKLHKKAIMKLNDMDLIVNYIQVKLHKDFGYEDDIVIYNLERSMEELKRAKLDYPGLPPPNELPKRQLGVFIEPDKKSKIGQRAENFSDTEKHARATVILRREKAAVELQELRVSQSDTVSEHSTVAGVRCEDSLSVLGSRRSLADTSVTSTADLSVFSSGRSHAPENSLDTHSNISDDATGSGICGLSIQRAMSTPRQTVHSTPRGSPHPSSVSPTSEDVVRIHVTYSPLAASPSHLRPVSPSKYKSYDVQKPTSLGFYATNGSTNTENTIRIQVPSEELLTPIVDSGRIITQRYIESHSGIYDIK is encoded by the exons ATGAATGAGGAGGCTCTGTTGGCACGGGCTTCCGAGGAGCGGGAGCGTATCTTTCAGAGATACGAACGCGGCAGAGAGAATCTCGTCGGTCAAATCGACCCGTGGGAAGATCCAGAGTTCGAGGACTATCACAAAACTGATAG ATATGGTTTCATCCACGATGAGCGTTTACCTCGAAAAACGGCGCCTCAAAAGATTAATGTTGAAGTCGAAAGGGAGAAGAAATGGGTTAAGATGCTGGCATCCTGGGATTCTCCTGCTACAAAGGAAAAATTACATAGAAGAATATATAAAGGCATTCCAAATTCtctaagaattaaaatatggtGTAAACTTTTAGATGTTAATCGAATAAAATCAGATAACCCAGGAAAATATCAAGAAATGTTGAAATTAGCTAAAATTTGGTCAACTGATGTCAGACAAATAGATTCAGATGTAAACAGGCAGTTTCGTGAGCATCAATTCTATCGAGAACGATACTCTGAAAAACAATGTTCTCTTTTTAATGTTCTATGTGCTTATAGCATGTACAATACTGAAGTTGGTTACTGTCAAGGCATGTCTGGATTGGCTGGTGTATTACTTATGTATATGGATGAAGAGGATGCATTCTGGGCATTAGCCATTTTACtgtcagaaaaaaaatataacatgcATGGGCTGTATATTGAAGGTTTCCCTAAATTAACTAGGTTCTTAGAGCACCATGATAAGATACTCACAAAGTTTATGCCTAAGTTAAAATTCCATTTTGATAAGTATGGATTGGATGCCATTTTATACTCTTTAAAGtggtattttgtttgttttgttgaaCGTGTACCGTTCAGTTTATGTTTGAGAGTTTgggatatatttttacatgatGGCGAACGTGTTATAACTGCGATGGCGTATACAATTCTTAAGCTTCACAAAAAGGCTATTATGAAGTTAAATGATATGGATCTTATTGTGAATTACATTCAA GTGAAACTGCATAAAGACTTTGGTTATGAAGATGACATAGTTATCTACAATTTAGAGCGATCCATGGAAGAATTGAAGCGGGCGAAATTGGACTACCCTGGTCTACCACCACCGAATGAGTTACCTAAAAGGCAACTTGGAGTTTTCATTGAGCCGgataaaaaatccaaaattggTCAGCGAGCCGAAAATTTCTCTGATACGGAGAAACACGCTAGGGCTACTGTGATTTTAAG ACGTGAAAAAGCAGCTGTAGAGCTGCAGGAGCTCAGGGTGTCTCAAAGCGACACGGTCTCAG AGCACAGCACAGTAGCCGGCGTCCGTTGCGAGGACTCATTATCTGTGCTTGGATCAAGACGCTCTCTAGCGGACACAAGTGTGACCAGCACCGCGGATTTGAGTGTTTTCTCAAGTGGACGGTCCCACGCGCCAGAGAATTCATTAGATACACATAGCAACATTAGCGATGACGCTACCGG GTCCGGTATATGCGGCTTAAGCATTCAAAGAgctatgtcaacgccaaggcAGACCGTCCATTCAACCCCGCGTGGAAGCCCACATCCATCTTCAGTTTCACCAACTTCGGAGGACGTTGTTCGTATTCACGTCACTTATAGCCCACTAGCCGCCAGCCCATCGCACTTACGGCCCGTAAGTCCTTCGAAATACAAGTCATATGATGTACAGAAGCCCACCTCTCTAGGTTTTTATGCTACGAACGGGTCAACTAATACTGAAAATACTATAAGAATTCAAGTGCCATCCGAAGAATTATTAACTCCAATAGTCGATTCCGGGCGTATCATCACGCAAAGATATATTGAATCTCATTCGGGAATCTATGATATTAaataa
- the LOC125062824 gene encoding angiopoietin-related protein 7-like, with protein MFATILFISLLFCTSIAKREKDDRLYDDLNYVSTKYNVSRPTTTGRSLKGEMVVEKFVDTLMASERYLKMVETVEKKISHLDATFHDRTNSILKYLAELLRVVKAPQAEIMEDTLRSLKVDLERLKQSVAEKLAQIPTMRVEGTEYQMESSLDNRLTFLESHMKNIMASVESIASIISEVKTRQNTRTVVRPDVTGSLEAIGLISEFRRALQDQKSRKCDCKIGRVDRIERYPTDCQEIQMQGFNVSGIYKIRPDDMEPFYVLCDLSSAGGGWTVIQNRFDGSQDFYKTWSDYKYGFGNLAGEFWLGLEKLNYLTNQKLYELRIEMESQTSQESFATFSVFTVGPEHEGYRISTLGTYRGNAGDSLSYHAGQKFSTPDVDNDEWKDGTCAVEHGGAWWYKECDKSNLNGKYSPPEDHHGQSIYWISFKGPNSPLAKTRMMIRPLPASRPTDFTDPSRKIMETTKTKPLDKQAARKEKSHDPRHPPYRYEDNLRAEGFFPTYA; from the exons ATGTTTGCAACAATTCTCTTTATTTCCCTGCTGTTCTGTACATCTATCGCGAAAAGAGAGAAAGACGACAGGTTATACGACGACCTTAACTATGTAAGTACAAAATACAATGTTTCTCGGCCAACTACCACAGGTCGGTCTCTGAAGGGGGAGATGGTTGTAGAGAAATTTGTTGACACATTGATGGCAAGCGAGAGATACCTAAAGATGGTAGAAACCGTAGAAAAGAAGATCAGTCACCTCGATGCAACTTTTCACGATCGAACAAACAGCATATTAAAGTATTTAGCCGAACTCTTAAGGGTTGTTAAGGCACCGCAAGCAGAAATCATGGAGGATACCTTGAGATCGCTGAAAGTTGACTTGGAAAGGTTGAAACAGTCCGTGGCTGAGAAATTAGCACAGATTCCGACAATGCGAG TTGAAGGGACCGAGTACCAAATGGAATCATCATTGGATAATCGATTGACGTTTTTGGAAAGTCATATGAAGAATATAATGGCTAGTGTTGAATCAATTGCCTCGATTATATCCGAAGTGAAGACTCGACAGAATACTAGAACTGTTGTCAG GCCAGACGTAACCGGATCTTTGGAAGCAATTGGACTAATTTCAGAATTTAGAAGAGCATTACAGGATCAGAAGTCCAGAAAATGTGACTgcaa GATTGGTAGAGTGGATCGCATAGAAAGATATCCAACAGATTGCCAGGAGATTCAAATGCAGGGATTCAATGTGTCTGggatttataaaattagaccCGATGATATGGAGCCTTTCTACGTGTTGTGTGATCTTAGCAGTGCGGGCGGTGGCTGGACG GTCATACAAAATCGATTTGACGGCTCGCAAGACTTCTATAAAACATGGTCAGATTACAAGTATGGGTTTGGTAACCTGGCAGGAGAGTTTTGGCTCGGCCTCGAGAAACTGAACTACCTCACGAATCAGAAACTCTACGAATTGAGAATTGAAATGGAATCTCAAACCAGCCAAGAATCTTTCGCAACATTTTCCGTGTTCACTGTTGGACCCGAACATGAAGGATACAGGATCAGTACGTTAGGAACTTATAGAGGAAACGCTG gcGATTCTTTGTCATATCATGCGGGTCAGAAGTTTTCCACTCCCGATGTGGATAATGACGAGTGGAAGGATGGAACCTGCGCGGTGGAACATGGTGGAGCGTGGTGGTACAAGGAATGTGATAAGAG TAACTTGAATGGCAAGTATTCCCCTCCTGAAGATCACCATGGCCAGTCGATATACTGGATCTCATTCAAGGGGCCTAATTCACCACTTGCCAAGACCCGTATGATGATCAGGCCGCTACCAGCCAGCAGGCCTACAGATTTCACCGATCCATCTAGG AAAATTATGGAAACTACCAAAACAAAACCATTGGACAAGCAGGCAGCGCGTAAAGAAAAGAGCCATGACCCTCGCCACCCTCCGTACCGTTATGAGGACAACCTGCGAGCAGAGGGCTTCTTTCCGACCTACGCGTAG